The following coding sequences lie in one Pseudoalteromonas sp. Scap06 genomic window:
- the pyrE gene encoding orotate phosphoribosyltransferase — MKEYQKEFIEFALEKQVLKFGEFTLKSGRTSPYFFNAGLFNTGRDLARLGRFYAAALEDAAIEYDVLFGPAYKGIPIATTTAVALADHYNKDVPYCFNRKEKKAHGEGGSLVGSELKGKIMLVDDVITAGTAIRESMEIIADNGADLSGVLIALDRQEKGKAKLSAIQEVERDFNTQVTSIVKLADLISYLELQGTMDEHLAAVKAYRDQYGVA, encoded by the coding sequence ATGAAAGAATATCAAAAAGAGTTTATTGAGTTTGCTTTAGAAAAGCAGGTATTAAAGTTTGGCGAGTTTACTTTAAAGTCTGGCCGTACAAGCCCTTACTTCTTTAATGCGGGCTTGTTTAATACAGGTCGTGACTTAGCGCGCTTAGGTCGCTTTTATGCAGCGGCACTTGAAGATGCAGCAATTGAATATGATGTACTATTTGGTCCTGCTTATAAAGGTATTCCAATTGCAACAACAACCGCAGTTGCGTTAGCTGATCATTATAATAAAGATGTACCTTATTGTTTTAACCGTAAAGAGAAAAAAGCACACGGTGAAGGTGGTAGCTTAGTTGGATCTGAGCTTAAAGGTAAGATCATGTTAGTTGATGATGTGATCACCGCCGGTACAGCTATTCGCGAGTCAATGGAAATAATTGCGGATAATGGCGCAGATTTAAGTGGTGTTTTAATTGCACTTGATCGTCAAGAAAAAGGTAAAGCAAAGCTTTCTGCTATACAAGAAGTAGAACGTGACTTTAATACCCAAGTTACTTCTATCGTTAAATTGGCTGATTTAATTAGTTACCTAGAGCTCCAAGGAAC